A window of Pelomonas sp. SE-A7 genomic DNA:
CGCCTGCAGGAGGCTGACCAGGTCGCGGCCGGGCTGGACCTGCTGACCCTCGCCCTGCACCTTGGGCAGACCGTCGACCAGGGTCTCCAGCGCCGTTTTCAGCGCCGGCACCTTGACGCCGGCCCGCTCCAGCAAGGCGCGCGGACCGTCCTCCTGCTGCAGCATGGCCAGCAGCAGGTGAGAAGGCTCGATGTAGGGGTTGTCTCGCGTGACGGCCAGGCTGGATGCCTCGCCCAGGGCTTCTTGGAAACGGGTGGTGAGCTTGTCGACTCGCATGGGGTGATTCCTCCGGTTCGCGAGCAGGTGGGCGCAGGGTCCGCTATTTCAAGTCTCTACAGCTTGCCCAGCATCAATTGCATCAGCTTGAGGCCCAGGGCAGCCGCACCAAGACTTCCCAGCACATGGGTCAGCGCATGGGCCAGGGCCAGGGCGAACTGCCCGCGCTGCAAGAGCGACAGCGACTCGCCCGAGAAGGCCGAGAAGGTGGTCAGGCCGCCCAGAAAACCGGTCACCAGCAGCAGCTTGAGCAGCTCGTCGGGCTGGCGCCCGAACCATTCCAGCGCCATGCCGATCAGCAAGCCGCCGACCAGGTTGACCGCCAGCGTGCCCAGCGGGAAGCCCTGCCAGCTGGTGTTCCAGAGCAGGCCGGCTCGCCAGCGGGCCAGGGCTCCGACCGCCGCGCCCGCGGCCACGACACCGGCATGCAGGGCGCTCAAGCCGCGTTCTCCGCGGTGATGCCCCAGCGGGCCAGGGCCGCATCGTCCGCGACCCGGGCATCGACCCACTGGGCCGAGCCATCGGCGTCATGCTCCTTCTTCCAGAACGGTGCCTGGGTCTTCAGGTAGTCCATCAGGAACTCGCAGGCCTGGAAGGCCTGGCCGCGGTGGCGCGAGGCGACCAGCACGGCGACGATCTGCTCCCGCGCGGCCAGCGGGCCGACCCGGTGGATGACCTTGGCGGCACGGATCTCGAAGCGTTGGAAGGCCTGGTCGATCATGGCCTCGATGGCGGCCTCGGTCATGCCGGGGTAATGCTCCAGCTCCATCAGGCGGACTGGCCGGCCGTCGGCGGCGTCCCTGACCGTGCCGACGAAGGCCACGATGGCGCCAATGCCGCCGTCCGCCGAGCG
This region includes:
- the crcB gene encoding fluoride efflux transporter CrcB — its product is MSALHAGVVAAGAAVGALARWRAGLLWNTSWQGFPLGTLAVNLVGGLLIGMALEWFGRQPDELLKLLLVTGFLGGLTTFSAFSGESLSLLQRGQFALALAHALTHVLGSLGAAALGLKLMQLMLGKL
- a CDS encoding molybdenum cofactor biosynthesis protein MoaE gives rise to the protein MQARVSIQTEDFDLGAETASLRSADGGIGAIVAFVGTVRDAADGRPVRLMELEHYPGMTEAAIEAMIDQAFQRFEIRAAKVIHRVGPLAAREQIVAVLVASRHRGQAFQACEFLMDYLKTQAPFWKKEHDADGSAQWVDARVADDAALARWGITAENAA